The following coding sequences are from one Thermodesulfobacteriota bacterium window:
- the ilvC gene encoding ketol-acid reductoisomerase — translation MKVYYDKDANLELIRDKKVSVIGFGSQGHAHAQNLTDSGVDVTVGLRKSGGSWKKAEAAGLKVAEVADAVKGADVVMVLIPDEIQGEVYASEIGPNLKDGAYLAFAHGLNIHFGMIKPVEGVNVFMVAPKGPGHLVRHEFTRGGGVPCLVAVHQDPSKDTLDIGLAYASAVGGGRAGIIGTTFKDETETDLFGEQAVLCGGLTALITSGYETLIEAGYPEEMAYFECLHETKLIVDLIYEGGISNMRYSISNTAQYGDLTRGPRVINAGVKAEMKKILGEIQSGEFAREWMDEHRAGKPVFNGLTKRGEAHPIEAVGEKLRAMMPWLKKGKIVDKSRN, via the coding sequence ATGAAGGTCTACTACGATAAGGACGCGAACCTCGAACTTATAAGGGATAAGAAGGTAAGCGTAATCGGGTTCGGCAGCCAGGGGCACGCCCACGCGCAGAACCTTACCGACAGCGGCGTCGACGTTACGGTGGGGCTCAGGAAGAGCGGGGGCTCGTGGAAGAAGGCCGAGGCGGCCGGGCTCAAGGTGGCCGAGGTGGCCGACGCCGTAAAGGGCGCGGACGTGGTGATGGTACTAATCCCGGACGAGATCCAGGGCGAGGTCTACGCCTCGGAGATCGGGCCTAACCTGAAGGACGGCGCCTATCTGGCGTTCGCCCACGGCCTCAACATCCACTTCGGCATGATAAAGCCCGTCGAAGGGGTGAACGTCTTCATGGTCGCCCCCAAGGGGCCGGGCCACCTCGTGAGGCACGAGTTCACCAGGGGCGGCGGGGTTCCCTGCCTCGTGGCGGTCCACCAGGACCCCTCCAAAGACACCCTCGATATCGGGCTTGCCTACGCCAGTGCGGTAGGGGGGGGAAGGGCCGGCATAATAGGGACCACCTTCAAGGACGAGACCGAGACGGACCTCTTCGGCGAGCAGGCCGTGCTCTGCGGCGGGCTTACGGCACTCATTACCTCCGGCTACGAAACGCTCATAGAGGCCGGCTACCCCGAGGAGATGGCCTACTTCGAGTGCCTGCACGAGACGAAGCTCATAGTGGACCTCATATACGAAGGCGGCATATCGAACATGCGCTACTCGATAAGCAATACCGCCCAGTACGGAGACCTGACCAGGGGGCCGAGGGTTATAAACGCCGGGGTGAAGGCCGAGATGAAAAAAATACTCGGCGAGATCCAGAGCGGTGAGTTCGCAAGAGAGTGGATGGACGAGCACAGGGCCGGAAAACCCGTGTTTAACGGCCTTACGAAACGCGGGGAGGCCCATCCTATAGAGGCTGTCGGGGAGAAGCTCCGCGCCATGATGCCCTGGTTGAAGAAGGGCAAGATAGTGGACAAGAGCAGGAACTGA